A DNA window from Bacteroides cellulosilyticus contains the following coding sequences:
- a CDS encoding GatB/YqeY domain-containing protein has translation MDLFERVSEDIKTAMKAKDKVALETLRNIKKVFLEAKTAPGANDTLTDDAALKIMQKLMKQGKDAAEIYIQQGRQDLADDELAQVKVIEVYLPKQMSAEELEAALKEIIAETGATSGKDMGKVMGVASKKLAGLAEGRAISAKVKELLG, from the coding sequence ATGGATTTATTTGAAAGAGTCAGCGAAGACATTAAAACCGCAATGAAGGCCAAAGACAAAGTGGCACTCGAAACATTAAGAAACATCAAGAAAGTATTCCTGGAAGCAAAGACCGCTCCGGGCGCCAACGATACTCTGACCGACGACGCTGCATTAAAGATCATGCAGAAGTTGATGAAACAAGGCAAAGATGCCGCTGAAATATACATCCAGCAAGGTCGTCAGGACCTGGCAGACGATGAACTGGCACAAGTGAAGGTGATTGAAGTTTACTTGCCGAAGCAGATGTCCGCCGAAGAACTGGAAGCTGCCCTGAAGGAAATCATTGCCGAGACAGGTGCTACCAGTGGTAAAGATATGGGGAAAGTAATGGGCGTTGCTTCCAAGAAGCTTGCCGGACTTGCCGAAGGTCGTGCCATCTCCGCCAAAGTGAAAGAATTGCTGGGATAA
- the recO gene encoding DNA repair protein RecO → MLQKTLGIVLHTLKYNDTSLIADIYTETAGRASFIVKIPRSRKAAVKSVLFQPLALVELEADFRSNASMYKITEAKSYYPFSSIPYDPYKSSIALFLAEFLYRAVREEAENRPLFAYLRHSIIWLDECRDSFANFHLVFLMRLSRFLGLYPNLEDYENGDYFDLLNACFTPLRPQLHSFYILPAEASRLTMLMRMNYETMHLFAMNRAERTRCLTIMNEYYRLHLPDFPVLKSLEVLKELFDMD, encoded by the coding sequence ATGTTACAGAAAACGCTGGGGATTGTGCTGCATACCCTGAAATATAACGATACCTCTCTTATTGCGGACATCTATACGGAGACGGCCGGACGCGCTTCGTTCATTGTAAAGATACCCCGTTCGCGGAAGGCTGCGGTGAAATCGGTGCTGTTTCAGCCACTCGCCTTGGTGGAGTTGGAGGCGGATTTCCGTTCGAACGCCAGTATGTATAAGATAACGGAGGCGAAGTCTTACTATCCGTTTTCTTCCATTCCCTACGATCCGTACAAATCTTCCATAGCGCTTTTCCTGGCGGAGTTCCTGTATCGTGCGGTGCGCGAAGAGGCTGAGAACCGTCCGTTGTTTGCTTATCTGCGACATTCTATTATCTGGCTGGACGAGTGCCGCGATAGTTTTGCCAATTTCCATCTGGTGTTTCTGATGCGCTTATCCCGCTTCCTGGGATTATACCCTAATCTGGAGGATTATGAGAATGGTGATTACTTTGATCTGCTGAATGCCTGTTTCACTCCTTTGCGCCCGCAGCTTCATTCATTTTATATACTTCCTGCGGAGGCTTCACGGCTGACGATGCTGATGCGCATGAATTATGAAACAATGCACCTCTTTGCCATGAACCGCGCTGAACGTACCCGCTGCCTTACAATAATGAATGAATATTATCGCCTCCACTTGCCTGACTTTCCCGTATTAAAGTCTCTTGAGGTGCTTAAGGAGCTCTTTGATATGGATTAA
- the ftsZ gene encoding cell division protein FtsZ, with the protein MDDIVQFDFPTDSPKIIKVIGVGGGGGNAVNHMYREGIHDVTFVLCNTDNQALKESPVPVKLQLGRSITEGLGAGNRPERAREAAEESSEEIKSLLNDGTKMVFITAGMGGGTGTGAAPVIARIAKEMDILTVGIVTIPFIFEGEKKIIQALDGVERIAQHVDALLVINNERLREIYSDLTFMNAFGKADDTLSIAAKSIAEIITMRGTVNLDFADVKTILKDGGVAIMSTGFGEGESRVTKAIDDALHSPLLNNNDIFNAKKVMLNVSFCESSELMMEEMNEIHEFMSKFREGVEVIWGVAMDNTLEGKVKITVLATGFGMEDVPGMDSVLEKRSQEEEERQLQLEEEKEKNKERIRKAYGESASGIGSKNIRKRRHIYIFNPEDLDNADIISMVESSPTYLRDKSTLSTIKTKAATEGQLATEEAQGGEDMGGVITF; encoded by the coding sequence ATGGACGATATAGTACAATTCGATTTCCCGACAGATTCACCGAAGATCATTAAAGTGATTGGTGTAGGTGGTGGTGGTGGTAATGCCGTGAACCACATGTACCGGGAAGGCATACACGACGTGACGTTCGTTCTGTGTAACACGGACAACCAAGCGTTGAAAGAGTCTCCCGTCCCCGTAAAACTACAATTGGGGCGTTCTATTACCGAGGGACTGGGTGCCGGAAACCGTCCCGAACGTGCCCGAGAAGCCGCCGAAGAAAGTAGCGAAGAAATCAAATCGCTGCTGAACGACGGTACCAAAATGGTATTTATCACCGCCGGAATGGGTGGCGGAACAGGTACGGGAGCTGCTCCCGTCATTGCCCGCATAGCCAAGGAGATGGACATCCTCACCGTCGGTATCGTCACCATACCTTTTATCTTCGAAGGTGAAAAGAAAATTATCCAGGCGCTGGATGGCGTGGAACGTATCGCCCAGCATGTAGATGCTCTACTGGTTATCAACAACGAGCGCCTGCGCGAAATATATTCCGACCTTACGTTTATGAATGCTTTCGGCAAGGCAGATGATACGTTGTCTATCGCAGCCAAGAGTATTGCAGAGATCATCACCATGCGTGGAACGGTGAACCTGGACTTTGCAGATGTAAAGACCATCCTCAAAGACGGTGGCGTTGCCATCATGAGCACCGGCTTCGGCGAAGGTGAAAGCCGTGTGACGAAAGCCATCGACGATGCCCTGCACTCTCCGTTGCTGAACAACAACGATATCTTCAATGCCAAGAAGGTGATGCTGAACGTATCCTTCTGCGAAAGCTCGGAACTGATGATGGAGGAAATGAACGAGATCCACGAATTCATGAGCAAGTTCCGCGAAGGCGTAGAGGTAATCTGGGGTGTGGCTATGGACAACACACTGGAAGGTAAAGTAAAGATTACCGTACTCGCCACCGGTTTCGGCATGGAAGATGTTCCCGGTATGGACAGTGTACTCGAAAAGCGCAGCCAGGAAGAGGAAGAACGCCAGCTTCAGCTCGAAGAAGAAAAAGAAAAGAACAAAGAGCGTATCCGCAAGGCTTATGGCGAAAGTGCCAGCGGCATCGGTAGCAAGAACATCCGCAAACGCCGACATATCTATATCTTCAACCCCGAAGATCTGGATAATGCCGATATTATCAGCATGGTAGAAAGTTCACCGACATACCTGCGCGATAAGAGCACCTTGAGCACCATTAAAACCAAAGCGGCTACCGAAGGACAGCTTGCTACGGAAGAGGCACAGGGCGGTGAAGATATGGGAGGAGTGATTACCTTCTAA
- the rpsT gene encoding 30S ribosomal protein S20, which translates to MANHKSSLKRIRQEETRRLHNRYYGKTMRNAVRKLRSTTDKAEATAMYPGVTKILDKLAKTNVIHKNKANNLKSKLALYINKLG; encoded by the coding sequence ATGGCAAATCACAAATCATCACTGAAAAGAATCAGACAAGAAGAGACTAGAAGACTTCACAACAGATATTATGGCAAAACCATGAGAAATGCTGTTAGAAAGCTTCGTTCTACAACCGACAAGGCAGAAGCTACTGCAATGTATCCGGGCGTAACTAAGATATTGGACAAATTGGCCAAGACCAATGTAATCCATAAGAATAAAGCTAACAACTTGAAGTCAAAGTTGGCTCTCTACATTAATAAGCTAGGATAA
- the ftsA gene encoding cell division protein FtsA, translating into MATTEFIAAIELSSSKISGIAGKKNSDGSIQVLAYAREDASSFIHKGVIYNIDKTAQALTSIINKLESQLNNSIAKVYVGIGGQSLRTVKNAVSRVLEEEGIISQELVDAISDENLEVPLMDMSVLDVAPQEYKIDNNLQADPVGVAGKRITGNFLNIVARASLKKNLEHSFEQAKVEIADLLIAPIALANAVLTESEMRSGCALVDFGADTTTVSVYKNNILRFLSVLPLGGNNITRDITALQMEEAEAEQLKLKYGDMLYEEEETEAPAVCTLEDGRSIELNVLNDIIDARAEEILANVWNQLQLSGYEDRLLSGIIFTGGGANLKNMEDAFRKRSKVDKVKTTRFVHNTIHGFSDVLKKDGMQNTLLGLLAAGNENCCLQEVKPAPAASTVTPPKPVDMFGDDEALKEQEAAARAAKAQREKEEKERRERERKEKERKEKEEKKKKKKEGPSWFEKTFNKISNEIFSDDDLK; encoded by the coding sequence ATGGCAACAACAGAATTTATCGCCGCTATCGAGTTGAGTTCTTCCAAGATTTCCGGTATCGCCGGCAAGAAGAACAGCGACGGAAGCATACAAGTGCTGGCCTACGCGCGTGAGGATGCCTCTTCTTTTATCCACAAAGGAGTCATCTACAACATAGACAAGACCGCACAGGCTCTGACTTCCATCATCAACAAGCTGGAAAGCCAGTTGAACAACTCCATTGCCAAAGTATATGTAGGCATCGGCGGACAGTCATTGCGCACGGTAAAGAATGCGGTAAGCCGTGTGCTGGAAGAGGAAGGGATTATTTCGCAAGAGTTGGTAGATGCAATCAGCGATGAAAACCTCGAAGTTCCCCTGATGGACATGAGTGTGCTGGATGTAGCCCCGCAGGAATATAAGATAGACAACAATCTTCAGGCCGATCCGGTGGGTGTGGCAGGCAAACGTATCACAGGAAACTTCCTGAATATCGTGGCGCGTGCTTCCCTCAAGAAGAATCTGGAGCACAGCTTCGAGCAGGCCAAAGTAGAAATTGCCGACTTGCTCATCGCCCCGATAGCCCTGGCCAATGCCGTGCTGACGGAAAGCGAAATGCGCTCGGGATGTGCCTTGGTAGACTTCGGGGCAGATACGACTACCGTATCAGTATATAAAAATAACATTCTCCGCTTCCTTAGCGTACTACCGCTGGGGGGAAACAATATCACCCGTGACATTACCGCCCTGCAAATGGAAGAAGCCGAAGCCGAGCAACTGAAGCTGAAATACGGAGATATGCTTTACGAGGAAGAAGAGACAGAAGCACCGGCAGTCTGCACACTGGAGGACGGTCGTAGCATCGAGTTGAACGTACTGAACGACATCATCGACGCCCGTGCCGAAGAAATCCTTGCCAATGTATGGAACCAACTGCAACTTTCCGGATACGAAGACAGATTGCTGTCCGGCATCATCTTCACCGGTGGGGGCGCCAACCTGAAAAACATGGAGGACGCATTCCGCAAACGCAGCAAGGTCGATAAGGTAAAGACCACCCGGTTTGTACACAACACCATCCATGGCTTCAGCGATGTACTGAAGAAAGACGGCATGCAGAATACACTGCTCGGCCTGCTTGCTGCCGGCAACGAAAACTGCTGCCTGCAAGAGGTGAAACCTGCACCTGCCGCTTCCACCGTTACTCCACCGAAACCCGTCGATATGTTTGGCGACGACGAAGCCCTAAAAGAACAGGAAGCCGCTGCCCGTGCCGCCAAAGCACAGCGCGAGAAGGAAGAGAAAGAACGTCGCGAACGGGAACGCAAGGAGAAAGAACGTAAAGAAAAAGAAGAGAAAAAGAAAAAGAAGAAAGAAGGTCCCAGCTGGTTTGAAAAGACTTTCAACAAGATTTCCAATGAGATTTTCTCGGATGACGATTTGAAATAA
- a CDS encoding acyloxyacyl hydrolase, with protein sequence MKSNIKMWKLMVLAGAMLFLSDIAYAKSRTQDSVPGYKPDTGYFAKRFIHRLGVEYRPGYIFPTSSFLAGDNSQWKPFEWGYSAHLKYSFQFKPNTCADRIYGSAYQGIGVGYYDLGSKEELGNPIAVYVYQGARIARITQRLSLNYEWNFGVSFGWKPYDERYNPHNSVIGSKANAYINAGVQLNWMVSRQIDLIAGVTGTHFSNGNTKFPNAGLNTMGLKVGVVYNFNRPEDALAKPTYYAPVPKFPRHVSYDLTLFGSWRRKGVWVGSGQIASPDAYTVLGFNFAPMYNIGYKFRTGVSLDGVYDASSNVYTIPGNGNECYKPSLHKQLALGISGRAEYVMPYFTVGVGIGANVLHGGGDHKGIYQVLTLKVELTRSSYLHVGYNLKNFSDPNYLMLGIGFRFNNKYPTFHR encoded by the coding sequence ATGAAAAGCAATATAAAGATGTGGAAATTAATGGTCCTTGCGGGGGCAATGCTTTTCTTGTCTGACATAGCTTACGCCAAAAGCCGGACACAAGACAGTGTACCGGGATATAAACCGGATACGGGATACTTCGCCAAACGTTTTATTCACAGACTGGGCGTAGAATACCGCCCGGGGTATATATTCCCTACCAGCTCATTCCTGGCGGGGGACAACTCCCAATGGAAACCTTTCGAATGGGGCTATTCCGCCCACCTGAAATATTCATTCCAGTTCAAACCCAATACTTGTGCCGACCGGATTTACGGCAGCGCCTACCAAGGTATAGGCGTAGGCTACTACGACCTCGGAAGCAAAGAAGAACTGGGAAACCCGATTGCCGTTTACGTCTATCAAGGGGCGCGCATTGCGCGTATCACCCAACGGTTGTCACTCAATTACGAATGGAACTTCGGTGTGTCCTTCGGCTGGAAACCCTATGACGAACGCTACAACCCGCACAACAGTGTAATCGGCTCGAAAGCCAATGCCTATATCAACGCCGGCGTGCAACTGAACTGGATGGTTTCACGGCAGATCGACCTGATTGCCGGAGTAACCGGTACCCACTTCTCTAATGGCAACACCAAATTCCCCAATGCGGGTCTGAACACCATGGGATTGAAAGTAGGCGTCGTCTATAACTTCAACAGACCGGAAGATGCGCTTGCCAAACCCACATACTATGCACCTGTACCGAAATTTCCGCGCCACGTCAGTTATGACCTAACCCTGTTCGGCTCATGGAGGCGGAAAGGCGTGTGGGTAGGTAGCGGACAGATCGCTTCACCGGATGCTTATACGGTGCTTGGTTTCAACTTCGCCCCCATGTACAACATCGGATATAAATTCCGTACCGGTGTTTCGCTGGATGGTGTATACGATGCCAGCTCCAATGTTTATACGATCCCCGGAAACGGAAATGAGTGCTACAAGCCGTCTCTTCACAAGCAGTTAGCCCTGGGTATTTCAGGACGTGCGGAATACGTGATGCCCTACTTCACAGTCGGTGTCGGTATCGGTGCCAACGTTCTGCATGGTGGCGGCGACCACAAAGGTATCTACCAGGTGTTGACGCTGAAAGTGGAACTTACCCGCAGCTCCTACCTGCATGTGGGTTACAATCTGAAGAATTTCAGTGATCCGAACTATCTGATGCTGGGTATCGGCTTCCGTTTCAATAACAAGTATCCGACTTTCCACCGCTGA